One region of Pseudoalteromonas ulvae UL12 genomic DNA includes:
- the vapB gene encoding type II toxin-antitoxin system VapB family antitoxin, with product MQQQGTVFVNNRTQAVRLPAETRFPENVKKVVVRVVGNERILSPVDNVWDSFFMSSEGVSEDFMTERASQEQQERESF from the coding sequence ATGCAACAACAAGGCACTGTTTTTGTAAACAACAGAACTCAAGCGGTCAGGCTCCCAGCGGAAACACGCTTTCCTGAAAATGTTAAAAAGGTTGTCGTTAGAGTAGTAGGTAACGAACGCATATTGTCTCCTGTCGATAATGTGTGGGATAGCTTCTTTATGTCCTCAGAAGGTGTGTCAGAAGATTTTATGACTGAACGAGCTTCACAAGAACAACAAGAAAGAGAATCGTTTTAA